The Yersinia entomophaga nucleotide sequence GGAATAAATGCAAATGATAATGCCTATAACTATCAATATGCTTATTGTTACGTATAATCCGCAGCTTGGCTGTCGGTGTTATTGAGTGCAGGGAAAGTGATAAATATCATCGGCACGGCATGGGCAGCCATTTATAAAAAGGGTTTATAATCAATAAAATAACGCCGAGAATACGGCGTTCGCGGAGTCGGTAATGAAATCATTCTACCCACAGCCAGCCCATAGCCACGGCCCAACCACTGCAGCGGCTCACTTTACACCACACACTTTTGGACCGCCGGAAGGCAACCCGCGCACCCGCTGGACCGCCAGTTTACTGCTGGGCTTAGCGCTACATTTACTGGCCGCAGTGTTAATGCTGGGCTGGTGGAATCGGCTTTCACCTCAGGGCGCGTTGCCACCGGCAGTAATGGTAGAAATGGCGATTTTTCAGCAAGCTAAAACCGCGCCAACTGACGTACCACAAGGTGTTTTGCAGCAAATGGCGGCACCTGATGACGTTCAGCCGGTCAAAAAGGAGTTGCTGGAGCAGCCGAAGCTGGCGCTTTCTCCCCGCGGTACTCACGCGATTCGGCCGGAGAAAGTCGATAGCAAGAAAAAACCGGTAGTAAAACCGAAACCAACCGAAACCCCGTTGCCGGTCATAGCCGAAAATACCGCATCAACCACCAGCGCCCCATTGCCCGGTTCGGCCAAGAAAAACGCCGCCAACTTTTCCAGCGCTTCTTCCGCGGCAATCAACGGTAAAGCCGCATGGCAAGGGGAAGTATTAGCCCATATCGATCGCTATAAACGTTATCCCCGAGAAGGGTTACGCTATCGTTTGGAAGGGGTGAGCCATGTGCGTTTTGTGGTTGATCTGAAAGGAAAAGTGTTATTAGCAGAGCTGATCACCAGTTCCGGCGCCAGAATTCTTGACCGCGAAGCTATGACGTTGATTTCCCGCGCTCAGCCAATGCCCGCGCCACCGGCAGACATTCTAAACAACGGAACTATCGAAGTCATCGCCCCTATCGCCTACAACGTTAAAGGCGCTTATTAGTGAGCACTGCGCAAGGCCAGAATGGTCACGCGCAGTAGCCAGTCACCTAACAAAGCCAAGGGCGTAGCTACCTTTGAATAAGATAACGAATGGTCGGCCCATCCTGCTGAATATCCAACACTTTATAGCCATAATTACGTGCATCCAGCGGGATATTATTGATCGATTGTGGGCAATCGCTGATCACCTCCAGTATTTCCCCTGGTTTGAGCTGCGGCATGGCTTCCAGCGTAGCGACTGCTGGATATGGACAGGGCTCTCCGACCATGTCTAGTCGGTAATCTGGAACTATCGGTTGGGTGCTCATAGTGATTCCTTAGAT carries:
- the yedF gene encoding sulfurtransferase-like selenium metabolism protein YedF, whose amino-acid sequence is MSTQPIVPDYRLDMVGEPCPYPAVATLEAMPQLKPGEILEVISDCPQSINNIPLDARNYGYKVLDIQQDGPTIRYLIQR
- a CDS encoding energy transducer TonB — encoded protein: MKSFYPQPAHSHGPTTAAAHFTPHTFGPPEGNPRTRWTASLLLGLALHLLAAVLMLGWWNRLSPQGALPPAVMVEMAIFQQAKTAPTDVPQGVLQQMAAPDDVQPVKKELLEQPKLALSPRGTHAIRPEKVDSKKKPVVKPKPTETPLPVIAENTASTTSAPLPGSAKKNAANFSSASSAAINGKAAWQGEVLAHIDRYKRYPREGLRYRLEGVSHVRFVVDLKGKVLLAELITSSGARILDREAMTLISRAQPMPAPPADILNNGTIEVIAPIAYNVKGAY